A region from the Cellvibrio sp. PSBB006 genome encodes:
- the murF gene encoding UDP-N-acetylmuramoyl-tripeptide--D-alanyl-D-alanine ligase — MMMPLTLAQMADQMRTSLGATLHNGDVSFSRVTTDTRQLQAGDLFVALRGERFDAHDFLAEAAAKGVCGVVVESFDANVALPQLVVTNTMLALGQIAACNRAAFSGPLIAITGSSGKTTVKTMLTCILRERGAVLATQGNLNNHIGVPLTLLQLEPKHEYAVIEMGASGLGEIAYLCSLATPSIAMINNVMPAHIAGFGSINNVAIAKAEIYQGLIANGAAIVNLDDRYAAQWLAQLTDKQVIKVSLQNESADCFARDIKVTADGVTFVLVIRQESMSVQLNALGEHSVRNALMAAACACAAGANIQQIRNGLQKFTPVAGRMTRQTGLKGMQVIDDSYNANPGSVRAAIDVLAAQEGTRVLVLGDMGELGNDAEQLHADLGTYARARGIDKLLTVGVLSQHASEAFAGAGLASGAQHFAEQQTLIYALASMANKSMTVLIKGSRSAKTDLIVRALCDSSTSTGEPH; from the coding sequence ATGATGATGCCACTGACATTGGCGCAAATGGCCGACCAGATGCGTACCTCTCTCGGCGCCACGTTACATAACGGTGACGTGAGTTTTTCCCGTGTAACCACCGATACGCGTCAGTTACAAGCTGGCGATTTATTTGTCGCCCTGCGCGGAGAGCGTTTCGATGCCCATGATTTCCTGGCTGAAGCTGCGGCAAAAGGTGTGTGTGGTGTGGTGGTAGAAAGTTTTGATGCAAATGTTGCATTGCCACAGCTGGTTGTCACTAACACGATGCTGGCGCTGGGACAAATTGCCGCCTGCAATCGCGCAGCTTTTAGCGGGCCGTTAATTGCGATTACCGGAAGCAGTGGTAAAACCACGGTGAAAACCATGTTGACCTGCATCTTGCGCGAACGCGGAGCAGTGTTGGCAACGCAAGGAAATTTGAATAATCACATTGGTGTTCCGCTGACGTTATTACAGCTGGAGCCAAAACACGAATATGCCGTTATTGAAATGGGTGCTAGCGGTCTCGGTGAAATTGCTTATTTATGTTCGTTGGCGACGCCATCCATTGCCATGATCAACAATGTGATGCCGGCCCACATCGCCGGCTTTGGTTCTATCAATAACGTAGCCATCGCCAAGGCCGAAATTTATCAGGGCCTGATTGCCAATGGTGCAGCGATCGTCAATCTGGATGACCGTTACGCAGCACAGTGGTTGGCGCAGCTGACGGATAAGCAGGTGATCAAGGTGTCCTTGCAAAATGAATCGGCTGATTGTTTCGCGCGCGATATTAAAGTCACCGCCGATGGTGTGACTTTTGTGTTAGTGATTCGTCAGGAATCCATGTCTGTGCAACTGAACGCCCTGGGTGAGCACAGTGTGCGCAATGCATTAATGGCCGCCGCTTGTGCTTGCGCGGCAGGTGCGAACATCCAACAAATTCGCAACGGTCTGCAAAAATTTACCCCGGTGGCTGGGCGAATGACTCGCCAGACAGGCCTCAAGGGCATGCAAGTGATTGATGACAGTTACAACGCAAACCCGGGATCTGTGCGTGCGGCAATTGATGTGCTCGCAGCACAAGAGGGAACCCGCGTGCTGGTGTTAGGGGATATGGGAGAGCTGGGGAATGACGCCGAGCAACTGCATGCTGATCTCGGCACTTATGCGCGTGCGCGGGGCATTGATAAGTTGTTGACGGTTGGTGTGTTGAGTCAACACGCCAGTGAGGCATTTGCTGGTGCAGGTTTGGCCTCGGGTGCACAGCATTTTGCTGAGCAGCAAACGTTGATTTATGCCTTGGCGTCGATGGCGAATAAAAGCATGACTGTGTTGATTAAAGGCTCTCGCAGTGCCAAGACAGATTTAATCGTGCGCGCCTTGTGCGATTCATCAACCTCCACCGGAGAACCCCACTAA
- a CDS encoding UDP-N-acetylmuramoyl-L-alanyl-D-glutamate--2,6-diaminopimelate ligase produces MAVESQSFAVTLAQLLPQTELAKAAPVVVSGLTLDTRQLNQGDVFIALGGSQFDGRHFIATAIERGAVAVLVEADKDWQGIDWLGSVPVIAVENLAQQVSAIAGRFYGDPSAHFRLVGITGTNGKTTCSLLLGQLSALLHECAGVVGTVGYGVLDAAALAPFSQQLNALTSTGLTTPDAVRLQHIFAQLRDRAVAEVAIEVSSHSLQQGRVAGLHFETAIFTNLTQDHLDYHGDLASYGKAKQLLLQMPGLRYAIINADDEWAKSLLEKIPADVQPFRYSLRDVDADVFAKDIALTGSGAKVTLVTPWGVGEFHSHLMGAFNLSNLLAVITAACVGGASLADVLLAIPQLQPAPGRMQAVVLEQSQQDINVIVDYAHTPDALENTLKAIREHNPGRVWTVFGCGGDRDRTKRPLMGRIAERFSDYVIVTNDNPRTEDPAIIAAEILRGMHNTHGCLVIAERAQAIDLAVQQAKAGDVVLIAGKGHEDYQIFATQTLPFSDVKQARLALQRRIARREADEELKS; encoded by the coding sequence ATGGCGGTGGAATCCCAATCTTTTGCTGTAACCCTCGCACAGCTTTTGCCGCAAACAGAATTGGCAAAAGCTGCGCCCGTTGTGGTGTCCGGTTTAACCCTGGATACACGGCAGTTAAATCAGGGCGATGTATTTATTGCACTCGGCGGCAGCCAGTTCGATGGCCGTCACTTTATCGCCACCGCGATTGAGCGCGGTGCGGTCGCGGTGTTAGTGGAAGCCGATAAAGATTGGCAAGGTATTGATTGGTTGGGATCGGTGCCGGTCATTGCGGTGGAAAATCTCGCGCAACAGGTGAGTGCTATTGCCGGACGTTTTTATGGTGATCCCAGCGCGCACTTTCGGCTGGTGGGCATTACCGGTACTAACGGTAAGACCACCTGTAGCTTACTGTTGGGTCAACTGAGTGCTTTATTGCATGAGTGCGCAGGCGTTGTGGGAACGGTCGGTTATGGCGTGCTGGATGCAGCGGCCCTTGCGCCTTTTTCCCAACAATTGAACGCACTGACCTCCACCGGATTAACGACGCCGGATGCGGTTCGCTTGCAACATATTTTTGCGCAATTGCGCGATCGTGCCGTTGCTGAGGTGGCTATAGAGGTGTCATCCCACAGCTTGCAACAAGGACGCGTCGCCGGATTGCATTTTGAAACCGCCATCTTTACCAATTTGACGCAAGATCATCTGGATTATCACGGCGACCTTGCGAGCTACGGCAAAGCAAAACAGTTGTTGTTGCAAATGCCTGGCTTGCGTTACGCCATCATCAATGCCGACGATGAGTGGGCTAAAAGTTTATTGGAAAAAATACCCGCCGATGTGCAGCCTTTCCGTTATTCATTGCGCGATGTCGACGCGGATGTGTTTGCAAAAGATATTGCGCTCACCGGTTCCGGAGCCAAAGTAACACTGGTTACCCCCTGGGGCGTAGGTGAGTTCCACAGCCATCTGATGGGTGCTTTTAATCTCAGCAACTTGTTGGCTGTGATTACGGCTGCTTGTGTCGGCGGTGCGTCCCTGGCTGATGTGCTCCTGGCCATTCCGCAACTGCAACCGGCACCGGGCCGCATGCAGGCGGTGGTGCTTGAACAATCCCAGCAAGACATCAATGTCATTGTTGATTACGCGCACACACCGGATGCTTTGGAAAATACATTGAAAGCCATTCGTGAGCATAACCCCGGCCGAGTATGGACGGTATTTGGTTGCGGCGGTGATCGCGATAGAACCAAGCGACCGCTAATGGGCCGCATTGCAGAACGCTTTAGTGATTATGTCATTGTGACCAACGACAACCCGCGCACCGAAGACCCGGCGATCATCGCGGCAGAGATTTTACGTGGTATGCATAACACCCACGGTTGTCTGGTGATTGCCGAGCGAGCCCAGGCCATTGACCTTGCTGTCCAGCAAGCCAAGGCGGGAGATGTGGTATTGATTGCGGGTAAAGGTCACGAAGATTATCAAATCTTCGCCACACAAACCTTGCCATTCAGCGATGTAAAACAGGCGCGTCTTGCATTGCAGCGACGTATAGCACGGCGTGAAGCAGACGAGGAGCTGAAGTCATGA
- a CDS encoding penicillin-binding protein 2, producing MNSSVNSTIADSRTLKVARWRFYSVALVMTAATLALIWHVASLQVLPDTDKGFEFLQNQGQSRTLRTEPITAYRGVITDRNGEPLAVSTPVASLWANPKVLLQAPQHWAELSQALGWNKAELESRLARYSSREFMYLQRHLPPQAAETILALDIPGVYSQTEYRRYYPAGDVTAHLVGMTDIDDRGQEGMELAYDAWLSGENGAKEVLKDLHGRTVKELQLIKSARSGQSLTLSIDLRLQYLAHRELKNAVEESGARAGSLVILDVVTGEVLAMANQPSYNPNDRSHAKGAALRNRAITDVYEPGSTMKPLAVMAALESGKFKPNDVINTSPGYIQVGSKTLKDLHDYGTLDLSMVIAKSSQVGMTKLALELEPHIIRDMYARLGIGQTTGTGFPGEGSGLLPAHARWRPIQRATLAYGYGMNVTVLQLAQAYSVIASGGLKRPVSLLRVDSEAAGERVVAEHYTQDIVTMLKRAATEGTATRARAISYTVAGKTGTVHKVGAHGYEEKRYMSSFAGMAPADNPRIVAVVVIDEPDASKYFGGLVAAPVFSKVAEGALRMMQIPPQPLVPPKLASPKIMSPNMAVQPKKEERKPHGRPVT from the coding sequence ATGAATAGTTCTGTGAATTCCACTATCGCCGATTCGCGCACACTAAAAGTGGCGCGTTGGCGATTCTACAGCGTTGCGTTGGTCATGACGGCCGCTACGCTGGCGTTGATCTGGCACGTAGCCAGTTTGCAAGTGTTGCCTGACACCGACAAAGGTTTTGAATTTTTGCAAAACCAGGGGCAGTCTCGCACCTTGCGCACCGAACCTATTACGGCTTATCGCGGCGTTATCACCGATCGCAACGGTGAACCTCTGGCGGTCAGTACGCCGGTGGCTTCCTTGTGGGCAAATCCAAAAGTTTTGTTGCAGGCGCCGCAGCACTGGGCGGAATTATCCCAAGCGCTGGGTTGGAATAAAGCGGAACTGGAATCGCGGCTTGCACGCTACAGCAGCCGCGAATTTATGTATCTGCAGCGCCATCTGCCACCGCAGGCAGCCGAAACGATTTTGGCTTTGGATATTCCCGGCGTGTACAGCCAAACCGAATACCGTCGTTATTATCCGGCCGGTGATGTGACGGCGCATCTGGTGGGTATGACGGATATTGATGATCGCGGCCAGGAAGGAATGGAGCTGGCTTACGATGCCTGGCTGTCCGGTGAAAACGGCGCAAAAGAAGTCTTAAAGGATTTGCACGGGCGCACGGTTAAAGAATTGCAACTGATCAAGTCCGCCAGGTCCGGGCAAAGTCTTACCTTGAGTATCGATTTGCGCTTGCAGTATCTCGCGCATCGCGAATTAAAAAATGCGGTCGAGGAAAGCGGCGCGCGCGCGGGTTCGCTGGTTATCCTGGACGTTGTTACCGGTGAAGTATTGGCGATGGCTAACCAACCTTCCTACAACCCTAACGATCGTAGTCATGCCAAAGGCGCTGCTTTGCGCAACCGTGCAATTACCGACGTGTATGAGCCGGGGTCGACCATGAAACCCCTGGCGGTCATGGCTGCGCTGGAGTCGGGAAAATTTAAACCCAATGATGTTATCAACACCAGTCCCGGTTATATCCAGGTGGGCAGTAAAACCCTGAAAGATTTACACGATTACGGGACATTGGATCTGTCGATGGTCATCGCAAAATCCAGCCAGGTTGGTATGACCAAACTTGCGTTGGAACTGGAGCCGCACATCATCCGTGATATGTACGCGCGCCTGGGTATCGGCCAGACCACCGGTACCGGTTTTCCCGGCGAAGGTTCTGGCCTATTGCCTGCCCATGCACGCTGGCGACCAATTCAGCGCGCAACGCTGGCTTACGGTTACGGCATGAACGTCACGGTATTGCAACTGGCGCAAGCATATAGCGTGATCGCCAGTGGCGGCCTCAAACGTCCGGTGTCGTTGTTGCGTGTTGATAGCGAAGCTGCAGGAGAGCGTGTCGTGGCTGAACATTACACGCAAGACATCGTCACTATGTTGAAGCGCGCCGCCACCGAAGGTACCGCAACCCGCGCACGCGCAATTTCCTATACCGTCGCCGGCAAAACCGGAACTGTGCATAAAGTCGGTGCTCACGGTTACGAAGAGAAGCGTTATATGTCCTCATTTGCCGGCATGGCACCGGCCGACAATCCGCGCATTGTGGCGGTTGTCGTAATTGATGAGCCAGATGCATCGAAATATTTCGGTGGCCTTGTCGCGGCGCCGGTGTTTTCCAAAGTGGCGGAAGGTGCTCTGCGTATGATGCAGATCCCGCCGCAGCCCCTGGTGCCACCCAAATTGGCGTCACCAAAAATAATGTCGCCCAATATGGCCGTGCAACCCAAAAAAGAAGAACGCAAACCTCATGGGAGGCCCGTAACGTGA
- the ftsL gene encoding cell division protein FtsL — protein MKQTARHSAKPIAPGALLAAALLWLAVIASALAVVASTHQVRKQTNTLETLRREAAQLQVEWGQYLLEQSTWASYSRVEAIATQQLGMFPATAERIVMVNNHE, from the coding sequence ATGAAACAAACCGCTCGCCATTCTGCCAAGCCCATCGCACCCGGTGCGCTGCTGGCGGCTGCGCTCTTGTGGTTGGCGGTTATCGCGTCGGCACTGGCGGTTGTCGCTTCGACACATCAAGTGCGCAAACAAACCAATACCCTCGAAACCCTGCGTCGCGAAGCTGCTCAATTGCAGGTGGAGTGGGGTCAATATTTGTTGGAGCAGAGCACCTGGGCTTCCTACAGTCGTGTGGAGGCTATCGCCACTCAACAGTTGGGTATGTTCCCCGCTACTGCAGAACGCATCGTGATGGTGAATAACCATGAATAG
- the rsmH gene encoding 16S rRNA (cytosine(1402)-N(4))-methyltransferase RsmH, with the protein MTESAHITVLLKEAVDALVTDPNGFYVDGTFGRGGHSQLILQTLSPQGQLLAIDKDLAAVAVARKRFEQDARFEIAHSSFADLAELVAARNMTGKVTGLLLDLGVSSPQLDEAERGFSFQQDGPLDMRMDQSRGQSAADWVNSAEESEIAQVLKDYGEERFAKRMARAIVAERQKQLITTTARLAEIVKEANPAWEKGKHPATRAFQAIRIKVNAELTDLDAVLEQALKVLAVGGRLVVISFHSLEDRVVKRFIRRQEQGDQLPLGVPVRDEQLNKRLRSCGKAIRASDLEVNANLRSRSAIMRVAEKLQ; encoded by the coding sequence GTGACTGAATCTGCCCATATCACGGTGCTTCTTAAGGAAGCCGTCGACGCCTTGGTGACTGACCCGAACGGTTTTTATGTCGACGGCACCTTTGGTCGCGGCGGTCACAGCCAATTGATACTGCAAACCTTATCGCCTCAGGGGCAATTGCTGGCTATTGATAAAGACCTTGCTGCTGTTGCCGTTGCGCGTAAGCGATTTGAACAGGATGCGCGTTTTGAGATTGCCCACAGTTCATTTGCCGATCTGGCTGAACTGGTTGCCGCACGCAACATGACCGGAAAAGTAACCGGTTTGTTGCTGGATTTGGGGGTGTCTTCCCCGCAGTTGGATGAAGCTGAACGAGGGTTCAGTTTTCAACAGGATGGTCCGCTGGATATGCGCATGGACCAAAGTCGCGGCCAGAGCGCGGCGGATTGGGTTAACAGTGCAGAAGAGAGTGAAATTGCCCAGGTGTTAAAGGATTACGGTGAGGAACGATTTGCCAAACGCATGGCGCGCGCCATTGTCGCTGAACGGCAAAAGCAGCTCATTACCACCACGGCGCGATTGGCAGAGATTGTGAAAGAAGCGAACCCGGCGTGGGAAAAAGGAAAGCATCCCGCGACCCGCGCATTCCAGGCAATTCGCATCAAGGTCAATGCGGAATTAACCGATCTGGACGCGGTGTTGGAGCAGGCGCTTAAGGTTTTGGCAGTGGGCGGCAGATTAGTGGTGATCAGCTTCCACTCCCTTGAGGATCGCGTTGTGAAGCGTTTTATCCGTCGTCAGGAGCAGGGCGATCAGTTGCCGCTTGGTGTACCGGTGCGCGATGAACAATTGAATAAACGCTTGCGCAGTTGTGGCAAAGCCATCCGCGCGAGCGACCTGGAAGTCAATGCGAATCTCCGTTCGCGAAGCGCCATCATGCGCGTTGCGGAAAAATTGCAGTAG
- the mraZ gene encoding division/cell wall cluster transcriptional repressor MraZ, whose amino-acid sequence MFTGSHSISMDPKGRMAIPTRIREALAESCAGRLVVTAHTQDRCLLVYPEPEWLELLPQIEALPSFNKAAQRVKRIMIGYATLLEVDGNGRILVPPTLREYANLDKKMMLVGQGKKLELWSEDSWAALLNEPADDELPEEMLSLSL is encoded by the coding sequence GTGTTCACAGGTAGTCATTCCATCAGCATGGACCCCAAGGGTCGCATGGCGATACCGACGCGCATCCGCGAGGCGTTGGCGGAATCCTGTGCTGGCCGTTTGGTGGTGACTGCCCATACCCAGGACCGCTGTTTGCTGGTTTACCCCGAGCCCGAGTGGCTGGAGTTGCTGCCGCAGATCGAGGCTTTACCCAGTTTCAATAAGGCGGCGCAGCGCGTTAAACGCATCATGATCGGTTATGCAACCTTGCTTGAGGTTGATGGTAACGGTCGCATCCTGGTGCCGCCCACGCTGCGCGAATACGCCAATCTCGATAAAAAGATGATGTTGGTCGGACAAGGTAAAAAATTGGAGTTGTGGAGCGAGGACAGTTGGGCTGCGCTCTTGAATGAGCCTGCCGACGATGAGCTGCCCGAAGAAATGCTGTCGCTTTCGCTGTAG
- a CDS encoding TonB-dependent receptor: MKGYKLSLLTALIAGYAISHTATAQTPALEEVLVTAQKRVQSLKDVPISVNAIGGEKLEKDGITSIERMADYIPSFNMTQTGIGTNISIRGITSGVNQGFEQSAAQFVDGVHFGRAQLARAPFLDIERVEVLRGPQSILFGKNSTAGAISITTAKPTDEFEAKITALYEPEYDEEDLRFVVSGPLTDTLSARVALLDRTTDGYFENTTLGRDESRDEERVIRGTLAWKPTDNWDITLKLEDGSFDSDGRNIEVVRPVELPVAGAVPYANVLSALTGGTYVLDTQQDYKRQSNGDYSYNDTENATLTIETGFGDHTFTSVTGYNAYNYEELCDCDFVGLPIFNVSSEEDYEQVSQELRIASPTDGTISYIGGVFFQSSDLKFDDVIGVPSDSLLGIAVNPAIQGASSNRNFDQESDLAAIFAQVTWNISDSWHLTLGGRYTEEDKEASRRQYHVSPAGTELPVGTPADPYNVLFGLFNIEPYPTVQGDRSESGFSPQVNLQYDLNSTDMIYLSYTTGFKSGGFDVRANAAPGAGNNYAFNTSSGSPVPITGTFEFEDEEVTNYELGGKFTLAGGAAEVNLALFRSEFSDMQTSQFDGGVSFNVTNAAEAIVQGLEIDGRWALTDTILVRGGAAYLDFEYDKFPNSQCYFGQTDNIAPIGDNFCDAGGARREFTPEYQGNLGIDHTFSFASGGLELSSTLDLIFSDEYLTTPSLDPKLKQDAFMKVNARIALSDADNIWELALIGKNLTDENVVTYANGLPVASILTGGTGTGYYAFYERPRTIALQGTFRF, from the coding sequence GTGAAGGGTTACAAACTGAGTTTACTTACCGCACTCATCGCCGGCTACGCCATCAGCCATACAGCCACTGCGCAAACACCGGCATTAGAGGAAGTGCTGGTCACCGCGCAAAAACGCGTGCAAAGTCTTAAAGATGTTCCCATATCGGTTAACGCCATCGGCGGTGAAAAGCTGGAAAAAGATGGCATCACCAGCATTGAGCGCATGGCGGACTACATTCCCAGCTTTAACATGACCCAAACGGGTATCGGCACCAACATTTCCATTCGCGGTATTACCTCCGGCGTAAACCAGGGTTTTGAGCAATCCGCTGCGCAATTTGTCGACGGCGTACATTTCGGTCGCGCACAACTGGCGCGCGCGCCCTTCCTCGACATAGAGCGAGTCGAAGTGTTGCGCGGTCCGCAGAGTATTTTGTTTGGCAAGAACAGTACCGCTGGTGCAATCAGTATCACCACAGCTAAACCTACCGACGAGTTCGAGGCCAAGATTACAGCCCTTTATGAACCGGAATACGATGAAGAAGATCTGCGCTTTGTAGTTTCAGGTCCACTGACCGACACACTGTCTGCACGCGTTGCGCTGCTGGATCGCACGACGGATGGTTATTTTGAAAATACAACATTAGGCCGGGATGAGTCGCGCGATGAAGAGCGGGTAATTCGTGGCACGCTCGCCTGGAAACCTACTGATAATTGGGACATCACCTTAAAACTGGAAGATGGTTCCTTTGACAGCGATGGCCGCAACATTGAAGTGGTACGCCCGGTTGAATTGCCGGTTGCCGGCGCCGTGCCCTACGCCAATGTGCTTTCTGCATTAACCGGTGGAACTTACGTTCTGGATACGCAACAGGATTACAAACGTCAATCCAACGGTGATTACAGTTACAACGATACTGAAAACGCAACACTCACCATAGAAACCGGCTTCGGCGATCACACCTTTACGTCGGTAACTGGCTATAACGCCTATAACTATGAAGAGCTGTGTGATTGTGACTTTGTCGGCTTGCCGATTTTTAACGTCAGCTCCGAGGAAGACTACGAACAAGTCAGCCAGGAATTGCGTATCGCATCCCCTACAGACGGCACCATCAGCTATATCGGCGGTGTGTTCTTTCAAAGCAGCGATTTGAAATTTGATGATGTTATCGGCGTTCCCTCCGATAGCTTGCTGGGCATCGCCGTTAATCCGGCAATTCAAGGGGCATCCAGCAATCGTAATTTTGACCAGGAAAGTGATCTGGCTGCGATCTTCGCGCAGGTGACATGGAACATCTCTGATAGCTGGCATTTGACCTTGGGCGGACGTTATACCGAGGAAGATAAGGAGGCCAGTCGCAGGCAGTACCATGTCAGTCCAGCGGGAACAGAACTGCCTGTGGGCACACCGGCTGATCCGTATAACGTATTGTTCGGTCTGTTTAATATTGAGCCGTATCCCACCGTGCAAGGTGATCGGAGTGAGTCAGGGTTCAGCCCGCAAGTGAATTTGCAATATGACCTGAATTCCACAGACATGATTTACCTCAGCTATACCACTGGCTTCAAGTCTGGCGGTTTTGACGTTCGCGCCAACGCCGCACCCGGCGCAGGCAATAATTATGCATTCAATACCAGCAGCGGTTCACCCGTACCGATCACCGGCACCTTCGAATTCGAAGACGAAGAAGTGACGAATTATGAACTGGGTGGAAAGTTCACCCTGGCCGGCGGTGCGGCGGAAGTTAACCTAGCATTGTTCCGTTCCGAATTTAGCGATATGCAAACCAGTCAGTTTGATGGCGGTGTGAGCTTCAACGTAACTAACGCCGCTGAAGCGATTGTGCAAGGCCTGGAAATCGATGGACGCTGGGCGTTAACGGATACGATTCTGGTTCGCGGCGGTGCTGCTTATCTGGATTTTGAATACGATAAGTTTCCCAATTCCCAATGTTATTTTGGCCAGACTGATAACATTGCTCCCATTGGCGACAATTTCTGTGATGCCGGCGGTGCGCGCCGTGAATTCACACCGGAGTATCAAGGCAACCTGGGGATTGATCACACCTTCAGCTTTGCCAGTGGCGGATTGGAGCTGAGCAGCACCCTGGACTTGATCTTCAGCGATGAATACCTGACCACACCGTCGCTTGATCCCAAACTGAAGCAGGACGCGTTTATGAAAGTCAATGCGCGTATTGCACTCAGTGATGCAGACAACATCTGGGAATTGGCGTTGATCGGCAAGAACCTGACTGATGAAAACGTCGTGACCTATGCCAACGGTCTGCCGGTTGCCAGCATCCTCACCGGCGGTACTGGTACCGGTTATTACGCGTTTTATGAGCGGCCCAGAACGATTGCATTACAGGGCACCTTCAGGTTTTAA
- the rsmI gene encoding 16S rRNA (cytidine(1402)-2'-O)-methyltransferase: MSTTGILYVVATPIGNLADMVPRAVEALQTVALIAAEDTRHSSRLLAHFDIKTPTVAYHDHSDDQRTEQILQRLLNGESVALISDAGTPLVSDPGYRLVRHARQRGIQVVPVPGACAMIAALSAAGLPSDRFAFEGFLPAKQTARCNVLQSLVNETRTLIFYEAPHRILETLQDVAQIFGAEREVVLARELTKTFETIRGGAVGEMADWVASDTNQQRGEIVLLIHGAIAPAAKDMGTESERVMRVLLEELPIKQAASLGAKLTGLKKNFLYQWALENSKKE, encoded by the coding sequence ATGTCCACGACAGGAATACTGTATGTCGTCGCCACACCCATCGGCAATTTGGCCGATATGGTACCGCGAGCGGTGGAAGCACTACAAACAGTTGCACTCATTGCAGCGGAAGATACTCGACACAGTTCGCGTTTGCTGGCTCATTTTGACATTAAAACACCGACCGTTGCCTATCACGACCACAGTGACGATCAGCGCACTGAGCAAATACTTCAGCGTCTGCTCAATGGTGAAAGCGTTGCGCTGATATCTGACGCAGGCACGCCGCTGGTATCTGACCCGGGTTATCGCCTGGTGCGTCACGCGCGGCAGCGGGGTATTCAAGTGGTTCCGGTACCGGGTGCCTGTGCCATGATTGCAGCGCTGTCGGCGGCGGGGCTGCCCTCGGATCGTTTTGCGTTTGAAGGGTTTCTCCCCGCAAAACAAACGGCCCGTTGCAATGTGTTGCAATCCTTGGTTAATGAAACCCGCACGCTCATTTTCTATGAAGCCCCGCATCGCATATTGGAAACGTTGCAAGATGTCGCGCAGATTTTTGGTGCGGAACGCGAGGTGGTGCTCGCGCGTGAGTTAACCAAAACTTTTGAAACGATTCGCGGCGGCGCGGTAGGGGAAATGGCCGACTGGGTCGCCAGCGACACCAATCAGCAGCGAGGGGAAATTGTGTTGCTCATTCACGGTGCCATAGCGCCGGCGGCCAAGGATATGGGAACGGAATCCGAGCGTGTGATGCGCGTTCTGCTGGAAGAGTTACCGATAAAACAGGCGGCGAGTTTAGGTGCAAAGCTGACCGGTTTAAAAAAGAATTTTTTGTATCAGTGGGCGTTGGAAAATAGTAAAAAAGAATAG